Below is a genomic region from Candidatus Diapherotrites archaeon.
AAATCGGGGGACGACCTGTAATGGTTCCTGACGTAGTCTTCCGCCTCCTTTTCTGGCAGGCCCCTGTTTCGAAGCGTTTCAAGGGCCGATCTGATGTTGGCGGTTTCCGCATTCATATCGGCGATAAACCTTTGCATGTCGGCTTTCTTGAGGTAGGGGGATTCCATAAGAAAAACGTGGTACGGCCTGCCTTCCGCCCTTGCCGTGCGGATTTTGTCGATTATGGGCCGGGCATCGTGTGCCCGGATGTGCGGGCCGAAAAGCATTGACACGTCCGCCCTGCGCTCGGCATCAGCCAAAAAAGGTATTTTCGGTCTAAGAAATATTGCCCCTGCTGTTGCGAGCATTCCGGCTATCACGCCGCGGCGGGTTCGGCCGGTTTTTTCGCTTTGTGGCATTTCGCGCACGCGCCGCATTGAAAGGTCGGGCCGTGTTTCCTCTCTTGCCGTTTGGCCTGCCCTGTGCCATGCTGCGGCCATTCTTTCGCGGAGGCCCATCACGGTTTCTGCCGGTGCTGGTTGTGCTTGCGGCGCTGGCTGCGGCTGTGGCGATGGTTGCGTGGGTTTTTTCCTGCCTCCGCCGGTTCTTTGGCTTCCGCCCGGCCCCTGCTTGCGCCCGCTGTTTCGCCCATTTCCGCCTCTTCTTGCCATGCAGTATTTTTAGTGCTTCGGCGAATATATTTCTGCGTTTGTTTGCCGGTTTTTTTTGGCGGTTTTGGCCGGGGGTTTGGTTTAAATACTTTTCATTGAAATGATTTGGTATTATTTGATTGCGTTGGGCAGTCTCTGATTGTTCAACCGTTATACCATGTCGCTCTGCGCATGGGAGGTTAGATTTGAATGAAGCAAGGTGCAGTTGTTCAAGCACTCAAGGCAATGCGCGATGCCTCTAAGCAGCGCAAGTTCGTGCAGACCGTTGAAATGGTCGTCATTTTCAAGAACCTTAACATGAAAAAGAACGAGCACCAGATTGACCTGCGCGTCGAACTGCCGCACGCCACCGGCATGGGTTCGGGCAAGTCGCTTATTTTTATCAGGGACAAGACCTTTGCCTTCGAATTGAAGGGCAAGGTCGACCGCATCATAATGGAAAACGAGATTGAAAAGCTTTCAAAGAAGGATGTTGCCGCGCTCGCCGAAGAATTCGACCTTTTGCTTGCAGAGGGACCAGTCGCTTTGACTGTCGGAAAGTTTTGCGGTCAGGTTCTGGCGCCCAAGGGAAAAATGCCGAGGCCGGTCCCGCTAAATGTTCATCAGGTCCTGGAAATAGTCAAGTCTTCAAGCGCCGCCACAAAGGTGTCGAACAAGAAGGGCAAAACCCTTGCATGCGTGCAGGCAGTCATCGGCAAGGAAAACATGTCCGACAACGATTTGGCCGACAATGCGGTCGCGCTTTACAATGCCGTTGTCAATGCCGTGCCGAGGAAAACGCAGAGCATCAAGTCGGTCATATTCAAGCCCACTATGGGCGCTCCGGTGAAGGTCGGTGAGGTTGAATGACCCGCCACGTTTCGTCCTGGAAGAAAAAGGAAGTCGAGGAAATCAGGAAGCTCGCGGGCCAGTATCCCGTCATAGCCATAGCTGATTTGGCGAATTTTCCGGCCAGCCTGTTCCAGATTCTGAGGAAAAAGCTTCACGGAAAGGCGGTTGTCAAGGTTTCAAAGACAAAGGTTATCAGGCGTGCCCTCTCCGAATCAAAAATCGGGTCAAAGCTTGACGCGCACACCAACAACTCGGTTGCGGTTATTTTCACGCAGATGAACCCGTTTGAATTGTTCGCTTTTGTCAAAAAGAACAAGGGCAGGATCGGCGCAAAGCCCGGCCTGCTCGCGCCCGAAGACATTGTCATTCCGGCAGGCGACACCGGCCTGCCGCCGGGTCCGGCTTTGAGCGACCTGAAAGCGGCTGGCCTGAATCCCAGGCCGCAGGGCGCAACAATCTTTTTGCCTGAAGACAAGGTTGTCACCAGGAAAGGCGAGCCTGTTTCAAAGGCGGTTTCAAGCGTTCTCGCAAAGCTTGACATCAAGCCCATCAGGGTTGGCTTGAACATTGCGGCAGTGCTTGAAAACGGCGAGGTTTTCACCGCAAAGGTTTTGGACATTGACACCGAAAAGGTTTTCGCAAACTTTGTTGATGCGCACAGGAAGGCGTTCAACCTTGCGGTCAACGCCGCTTATCCGACCAAGGCGACAACCGAACTGCTTGTGCAGAAGGCCTTCAATGACTCTAAAGCGGTTTCATTGGAAGCAAACATCATGAATTCTGCGACAGTTGACCTGCTCCTGGCAAAGGCCGACAGGCAGGCGAAAGCCCTTGCGGCTTTGGTGCCCGAAGAGGCTGCTTTGCAGGAAGCGGGCAAGGCGGAAGAAGGCGTTGCAGAACCAAGGAGTGCGGACGGGAGCAAGGCCTGAGTTTCGGCCTGAATTATTTTTCTTTAAATGAGAAAAAAATTGAAACATGTTTGAGGTGAAATTATGGAGTACGTCTATGCTGCAATGCTTTTGCATTCGGCTAAAAAGGAAATCTCTGAGGACTCTGTTGCAGGCGTCCTGAAGGCAGCGCACGTCGAAGCCGACTCTTCAAGGGTCAAGGCTTTGGTTGCGTCGCTCAAGGAAGTCAACATAGACGAAGCGATTTCCAAGGCGGCTGTTGCTGTTGCGGCCCCCGCACAGGCGGCTGCGCCGGCGGATGCTGCAAGCGCACACAAGAAGGAAGAGAAGAAGGAAGAGCAGAAGTCCATCGAAGAGGCTGCGGAAGGCCTTGCCGGATTGTTCGGCTGAAACCTTCCACTTTTCATTTTTTCTTCTTCCATTCTGCCTAACCATCGGCAAGTTGCCTTGCCGTGCTTTTTTTATTAATTGGGAGAGAAAAGCAGATGGGTACAGCGCGTAGCGGTGTGCCTGCCGTCGAACCAGCCGGATAAAACGCAGGGGTTGCACCCCTTGCAAACCCCTGAAACACGCAATGCTTACTCGGCTTATTGCGAAGCAATAAGCCTTGGTTCGTACCCGCCGGACGTGACGGCGAGCCGGACGAAACCGGCTTTTTGGAAAAAGATTTTAAACCCGTTCAAGCCTTATTCTTCTCATGCAAAAATTTTTTTCAAGAATTTTGCTCGCATTTTTTCTGCTGTCGTTGTTTGCGGGCGCTTTTGCCGTAATTCCAGATTCTTCCATGAACATTTTTGCGGTCATGGACGACGGCAAGGCGATTGATGCAGACCTTATTCTGCGCATCGAGCCGGGCAACGGCATGGTCTGGAGTTCGGTGCGCACGCTTGTCGGCACTTCAACGCAGACAACGGAAAGGATTGCCGTAGAGCTGGCGAAAAACTATTACAAGAACGTTGGCGGTTTTGACTACAAGTTTGACATCAACAGTTCGGCTTCTCTTGTGGAAGGCCCGTCCGCGGGCGCGGCAATGGCTTTGCTTGTGATTTCCTCTCTGCAGGACAAGAAGGTGCCGGCTTTTGTCGGCCTCACCGGCACGATCAATTCGGATGGCAGCATCGGTCCGGTCGGCGGGGTCTTTGAAAAGTCGCGCAAGGCCTCGCAGATTGGCATAAAGCTTTTCATGGTGCCGCAGGGCGAGGCCCAGCAGATTGTGAAGCTGCCTGACGGCGTGAAGTCCATTGACCTGACGGAGTATGCGGAAAAAGAGTGGGGCATGAAGGTTGTGGAAGTGGCCAACATCGACGATGCATTGAAGTTTGCATTCATAAATCCCGCGGACCTTCCGTCGGGCGCTTCCGCCCCGGCTTTGCCTGAATTCGTGCCCATTGCCCTTCCGCCGAACGATAACCTTGTTTTCATGAAGGAGATAAACGCCGATTATATCAAGGAAGCCGAACGCATGGTCGGCGAGGCCCAGACCGCGCTGTCGGGCACCACGATTTCCGACCCGGCCATTTTGGATGTCCTGCTTTCAACGCTGAATTCCTCCAAGACGCTTGTTGACCGCGCCAAGATTTCCTTCGAACAGAACTATTTTTACAGTTCCGCGAATTTCGCGTTTTTGGCGCAGATAAACGCGTCCCTTGTTTACGACGTGGCCGCGAATCCCGGCATTTTGTCGGGCAATTCCACGGTTTTTTCGTCGAAGGTCTCGGATTTGAATGAAAAAATCGCGGCTCTTAAGCGCAAGCTCGGGCAGTCGATTTCGGTTTCCAGCGTTGAATGGCAGGTTTCCGCAATGCAGCGCCTCGCTTACGCGGAAAACAATGTCCGGAACCTTTTGAACCCGGAAACGATTGTTGTCACTGTCGGGGAAGGCAGTGACCAGTATGCCGCGGCATTCCAGAAAATAAACGATCTGGAGTTTGCGGTTGCATGGTATAACGTTGCCGATGACCTGTATTCCAAGACTGACAAGGAAAATCACCGTGTCAAGCTGGATGACCGTTTTTCGAAGGACCTCGACTCTGCCCTGGCGGAACTGGAAAAAAAGATGTCCTCATTGCCGGACAGCGAGCTTGAGGACATCCAGCGCAGGCATGACACCGTTGTCCTGGAAAAATCTTCCGGCTGGTACATTGCAGGGCTGTTTGACGCGAAAACCGCAATCGCGTTTGTCGACGCTTTCAATGATTCCGAGGGCAAAAGCCTGGACGAGTTGCTGCCAATGCTTGACGAAAAAATCGGCCGGCTGGAAAAAAGGATGCTGGACGGCAATGTTTCCGTTGCCTGGCCCAGGCTTTATTTCGACCACGCAAAATACTATCTTGACGCCGCCAAATTTTACCGGCAGCAGGGCCAGCTGATCAAGGCGTCTGATAACGCGAAGTCCGGCCTGTCATTGGTTTACCTGGCGGACAACCTTTACGGCCTCACTGTTGAAGCCGACAGTTATTATGCAGGCCTCTCGGAATCGGCGTTTGTTCCGGAGCCGTCAGCTTCGCCTGCTTCAAAGCCATTGCAGCCGTTTCTGCCATTCGGCCTTAATGTTTCAGGCTTTCTGATGCCCTTGCTTGTCATTCTGGTCGTGCTCATTCTTGCCATCCTGTTGGCGGCGCTTTTCCCCTTCGCCCGGCTGCATGACTCTGCCGCCGCCAACAGAAAACGCATTGACGCGCTCAAAGGCATGCAGTTGGAATTGGACAAACGGCTTTTGGCCGGAAAGATTTCCAAGCCGGATTACTGGGAAATGCACCTCAAATTCGAGCGCGAAATCCTTGCATCCGGGCAGGCGCTCCTGGCCGAATCAAGGCGCACTGTTGAACTGGAAAACATCCGCGCCGAGCTTTCCGCTTTGCAGGGCTCAGTGCATTCGTTGCGCGCCGATTACAGGAAAGGCTTTGTCGTCAGGCCTGACTTTGAAAGGAACCTGAAACAGAAAAGCGCCAGGATTGCCGAGCTGTCCTCAAGCCTCGATTCTGTCGCGGCCGGCAAGCCGTCCAAAAAGCGCTGGCCGCAGAATACAAAAAAGGCAGTGGCATCCAAAAACCAAGCAGCCAAGCGCAAAAATAAAAAGCGGAAATAATTTTTTTTTGTTGCCGCAAAATCAGAATGCTTCGGCTGCCTCTTTTATGTGAAATTCTTTTCCGCCTTTGCCTGAATCGCTTTCGCCGCCGTTTTCGTTTTCCTTGTCCTGCGTGTCGGCCGCTTCCGTTATAGTGCCCTGCTTGAGCCTTATGCCTATGACCGAGCTTTTTTCCTTGTTCAACGCTACGCCGATTATCTGGTCGGCCTGCTTTATGAGCTGCTCATTGTGTGTGATTGCCAAAAACTGCGACGTCTTGCTAATCTCCTTTATCATTCTGCCAAGTTTGATGGAATTTTCGGCGTCAAGCGCGGCATCGGCCTCGTCGAAAACATAGAATGGCGCGGGCTCGTACAGCTGGATTGCGAACAGGAATGCGAGCGCTGTAAGGCTTTTTTCCCCGCCGCTCATGGAATCAATGTTCTGCAATGCTTCCTTGTGCTTTGCCTGGATTATGAGGCCGGCTTCAAGCGGGTTTTCCGGGTTGCTTAAAGAGAGGTTGCCTGCGCCGCTGAAAAACGAGTAGAACAGCCTGTTGAAGTTCTTGTTGATTGCGCTGAAGCAGTCCATGAAAACGTTTGTCCTTTTGACCTCGATTTTGCCTATCATGTCCAATACCGCGAGCCTTTCCTGTTCGAGTTTTCCGGATTTTTCGGTTATGTCGGAAACCTCTTTTTTGAGTTCCTCGAACGAGGCGACGGCGCGCATGTTTATTGCGCCGAGCTTTTGGATGCGCTTTTCTATTTCGGGAACCCTTCTCTTGAGCTCTTCCAGGTCGAACCTTTCAAGCGGCTTTGTTCCCTCGAACAGTTTGGATTCCTCTTTGAGGTCGTTTTCCCTTACTTCAAGCCTGCTGTTTTCAATGATGACCTGGTTTTCAACCTGCTCGGTTTTTTTTATCCTCTGCCTGTGCGTTTCAATGCGCTCGGCAAATGACCCGGCTTTTTCGGAAACGCGTTTCCTTTTTTCCGCCATGCCCTCGCTTTCCTTCTGCGCCTTTTTCAGGCTGTCCTGCAGGTCCGAGATTTCGGATTGCAGAATGCCGATGCTTTTACCTTCCGCTGAAACCTGTTCTTCGGCTGAAGAATTTTCAGAGCGTTTTGCGGAAATTTCCTCAAGGACGCCTTTCCTTTCCGAGTCGAGCCTGGCAAGCCTTTCGTTTTGGATGCCTGACTGTTTCTGCTCGTCAAGGCTTACCTGCCTTTCAAGCTGGGCTATTCTTGATGCAAGCTCCCCGGCTTTGGAATAGCTTGTCTCTGAAAAAAACGCGTCGATTTCAGCCTGCTTTTGGTGCATTGCCTTCCTGTGCCCGTCAAGGTTTCTTGCATGCCCGTGCATTCTTGCCTCTTTTTCGGCGAGGCTTTTTCCAGAGAGCGTTGAATTGAGCGCTTCAATGTTTTTAGTCGCGGCCGACAGTTCGGCTTCAAGCTCTTCGAGGCCGAAAACTTTTTCCCTGTGCCCTGCAACCTCGTCCAAAACCTGTCTGAGCCGCTGCCTTGACTTTTCGGCCTGTTCGAGCAAGGCTTTTTCCTTTTCCATTTCCTGTTCGGCCAGCTTTTTTTCGGAAAGCCTTTTTTCCAAGAGAATTTTTTTGCGCTCCAGTTCAAGCGGCTTTTCGCAGACCGGGCAGCTTGAAATGTCCTTTTTGAGTTCGAGAACCGCTTTTTCCGCCTGCCTTGCCGCGGCTTCAAGCTGTTTCAATTTTTCAATCGATTTTTTCTGGCCGGCAAAATTGCTTTCAAGCGCTTCCTCCGGGTCGGGGGTCTGCCTCAAAATGTCCGAAAGCCTTGCCTTGAACGCGCGTTTGTGCCCGGCTTTTTTTTCCGCGCCCTCGGCGCGCGCCTTTTCGGCTTCAAGCTTTTCCCGCACGCTTTCAAGCCACTTTTTTTCCCTTTCCAGATCGATTTCGCATTTGTGCAGGTTTTCAAGCCCTTCCGCGAGCCTTGCATCGATTTCCTTTTTTTCCCTTTCAAGCTGTTTTCTCGAGGATTCCTTTTCAGAAATTTTTTTGTCTAATGCGGCCTTCTCGTTTTTGAGTTCGGCGGCCTGCTGCCTGAGTTTCGGCAGAGCCGACTCGATTTTTTGCGTTTCCTCTTCCAGCGTCCTGCGTTCTTCCAGCAGTGCGGAGGCCTTTTTTTCAAGCCTTTCAATCTCGCTTTCGTTGCGCTGCATTGCCTGCGATTTGCCCCTCACTTTTTCCTCCAAAACGCCTTTTTTCGCCTTTTTTTCCTCGAGCTTTACCCCGATTTCCGAATACGTTTTTTCGCTCGCCTTCAGCAGTGCTTCTTCAAGCGCCTTTTCCTCTGCTGCCAGGCCGGAGAGTTCCTGCGCGAGTTCCGAGATTTTCGCCTCGATTTCCGATTTCTCAGAACGCGCCCTGAGGATTTTCGCGTCGTTCTCGGTTTTAGCCTTCAAAACCCTTTCAAGTTCGCCGAAAATGATTGTAGCCTTGGCCTGCTTTTTTTCGCTTTCAAGGCTGCCGAATTCCATTGCCGCCTTCCTTTCGGCGTCAAGCTCTTCCAGGTATTTTTCCCTTTCCTTGAGGACAATCCCCGCTTCTTTTATGCGCGAGTCGACTTTTTCAAGCTCTTTCAGGGCTTCCTCTTTTTTTTCATCGAATTCGCTTAAGCCCGCGACCTCGTCGATTATTTCGCGCCTCTGCTGCGAGGACATTTCCATTATCCTGGTTATGTCGCCCTGCACGACGATGTTGTGGCCGGCCGGCTTTATGCCCAGCTCGCCCAGCAGAGAGGAAATTTCGTTGAGAGTCTTTTTTTCGCTGTCAAGCCTGTAAACGCTTTTTCCCTGCTTGTCGACCATCCTGCTGATTTCAAACTTTTTGTCATTCTCCTTTTCCCTTAACACTATGTCGCATTTCGCATAGCCTTCGTTCGACGAATAGTTGACCAGGTCAGTGAGCCGGCTTGCGCGCAGCATTTTAAGCGAGGTTATGCCGAAGCCGAACATGAGCGCGTCAAGCAGGTTGCTTTTTCCGCTGCCATTGCTGCCGGCAATGACCGTGAATCCGTCGGCAATCGGCATTTCGGCTTTCCTGAACGACTTGAAGTTCTTGAGCCTCATATGGGACAGTTTTATCATTCAGGACACCCGCAGCATTCCCTTTTCACTCGAAACCGCCATGCTCTTTCCGGATGTAATAAACCGGCAGGACAAGAAAATAATATGCCGTTGCGGCCAGCGCAAAAACGGTTTCGGCCGCGGCTGAAAGGATTTCATTCCGGCTGAAATACTGCGTCGCAATGAAAGCGCCAATGTTTGAAAGCAGTGCCGAGAACGCGCCCGCCGCGAGCAGCAAAACGATTATTCCTAAAAGATGCTTTCCTGAGAACTCCCAGGTTTTTTTCAGGCCCTCCTTGAGGCTCAAATCATCGGCTGCAATGATTGTCAGGAGCATTGAAAGCTTTATTGCAATGTACGCCGCGGCAAGGAGAAGCACTATGACTGCGATTCCGCCGAAAAAAGCTGACTGCGCCGAAACAAACTGCACGAGCCAGTACGCAAAAAAGCCTATTGCGGCGACCGACGCGAAAAAAACCGCGATGGCCAGTCCCTTTCCGATGCTTTTGTTGGCATACACGAACGCGGAGGAGGACTCCTGCCCGCCTTCAAGGTTTTTTGCGAAATGCGCGTAGAATGCGGTTAACCAGAATGCCAGAACAAATGAA
It encodes:
- a CDS encoding 50S ribosomal protein L10, with protein sequence MTRHVSSWKKKEVEEIRKLAGQYPVIAIADLANFPASLFQILRKKLHGKAVVKVSKTKVIRRALSESKIGSKLDAHTNNSVAVIFTQMNPFELFAFVKKNKGRIGAKPGLLAPEDIVIPAGDTGLPPGPALSDLKAAGLNPRPQGATIFLPEDKVVTRKGEPVSKAVSSVLAKLDIKPIRVGLNIAAVLENGEVFTAKVLDIDTEKVFANFVDAHRKAFNLAVNAAYPTKATTELLVQKAFNDSKAVSLEANIMNSATVDLLLAKADRQAKALAALVPEEAALQEAGKAEEGVAEPRSADGSKA
- a CDS encoding 50S ribosomal protein P1; the encoded protein is MEYVYAAMLLHSAKKEISEDSVAGVLKAAHVEADSSRVKALVASLKEVNIDEAISKAAVAVAAPAQAAAPADAASAHKKEEKKEEQKSIEEAAEGLAGLFG
- a CDS encoding AAA family ATPase; protein product: MIKLSHMRLKNFKSFRKAEMPIADGFTVIAGSNGSGKSNLLDALMFGFGITSLKMLRASRLTDLVNYSSNEGYAKCDIVLREKENDKKFEISRMVDKQGKSVYRLDSEKKTLNEISSLLGELGIKPAGHNIVVQGDITRIMEMSSQQRREIIDEVAGLSEFDEKKEEALKELEKVDSRIKEAGIVLKEREKYLEELDAERKAAMEFGSLESEKKQAKATIIFGELERVLKAKTENDAKILRARSEKSEIEAKISELAQELSGLAAEEKALEEALLKASEKTYSEIGVKLEEKKAKKGVLEEKVRGKSQAMQRNESEIERLEKKASALLEERRTLEEETQKIESALPKLRQQAAELKNEKAALDKKISEKESSRKQLEREKKEIDARLAEGLENLHKCEIDLEREKKWLESVREKLEAEKARAEGAEKKAGHKRAFKARLSDILRQTPDPEEALESNFAGQKKSIEKLKQLEAAARQAEKAVLELKKDISSCPVCEKPLELERKKILLEKRLSEKKLAEQEMEKEKALLEQAEKSRQRLRQVLDEVAGHREKVFGLEELEAELSAATKNIEALNSTLSGKSLAEKEARMHGHARNLDGHRKAMHQKQAEIDAFFSETSYSKAGELASRIAQLERQVSLDEQKQSGIQNERLARLDSERKGVLEEISAKRSENSSAEEQVSAEGKSIGILQSEISDLQDSLKKAQKESEGMAEKRKRVSEKAGSFAERIETHRQRIKKTEQVENQVIIENSRLEVRENDLKEESKLFEGTKPLERFDLEELKRRVPEIEKRIQKLGAINMRAVASFEELKKEVSDITEKSGKLEQERLAVLDMIGKIEVKRTNVFMDCFSAINKNFNRLFYSFFSGAGNLSLSNPENPLEAGLIIQAKHKEALQNIDSMSGGEKSLTALAFLFAIQLYEPAPFYVFDEADAALDAENSIKLGRMIKEISKTSQFLAITHNEQLIKQADQIIGVALNKEKSSVIGIRLKQGTITEAADTQDKENENGGESDSGKGGKEFHIKEAAEAF